A single region of the Nocardioides aurantiacus genome encodes:
- a CDS encoding ABC transporter permease — MTPLDLSPRPGGAPLASQVLAQAGMETRLLLRNGEQLLLAVVIPVVVLVGAVLGADRIGLDLSRRAVDEFTPGVLALAVMSTSFTSLAIATGFERRYGVIKRLGASPLPRTGLLLGKVLGLLLVEALQVVVIAGVALALGWRPDASLPAALVSTVLGTAAFASLGLFVAGVLRAEATLAAANLVYLLLLAGGAVVLPSSAYGSAGGVTRLLPSGALGDALRSALCSGEAAWGAWLVLTAWAVVGAALTARTFQWE, encoded by the coding sequence GTGACTCCTCTCGACCTCAGCCCCCGGCCCGGCGGTGCCCCGCTGGCCTCGCAGGTGCTCGCCCAGGCGGGCATGGAGACGCGGCTGCTGCTGCGCAACGGCGAGCAGCTGCTGCTCGCCGTCGTGATCCCCGTGGTCGTGCTGGTGGGCGCCGTGCTCGGCGCCGACCGGATCGGCCTCGACCTGTCCCGGCGGGCCGTCGACGAGTTCACGCCCGGGGTCCTGGCACTGGCGGTGATGTCGACGTCGTTCACCTCGCTGGCCATCGCCACCGGGTTCGAGCGGCGCTACGGCGTGATCAAGCGGCTCGGCGCCTCCCCGCTGCCCCGCACCGGGCTGCTGCTCGGCAAGGTGCTCGGGCTGCTGCTCGTGGAGGCCCTGCAGGTGGTCGTCATCGCCGGCGTGGCGCTCGCGCTCGGCTGGCGCCCCGACGCCTCGCTCCCGGCGGCGCTGGTGAGCACGGTCCTCGGCACTGCGGCCTTCGCCTCGCTCGGGCTGTTCGTGGCCGGGGTGCTGCGGGCCGAGGCGACGCTGGCCGCCGCCAACCTGGTCTACCTGCTGCTGCTGGCCGGCGGCGCGGTGGTGCTCCCCTCCTCGGCGTACGGCTCGGCGGGCGGGGTCACCCGGCTGCTGCCCTCCGGCGCCCTGGGCGACGCGCTGCGCAGCGCGCTGTGTTCGGGCGAGGCCGCCTGGGGCGCGTGGCTGGTGCTGACCGCCTGGGCCGTCGTCGGGGCGGCCCTGACCGCGAGGACCTTCCAGTGGGAGTAG
- a CDS encoding mycothiol transferase: MDPHALLVDHVGRIRELVDSVVDGLELDDAHRRPLDRGNPIVWLLWHTSRVLDDHVAGLSGDPQAWTGWAGRFDLPLDLEDFGYGHGPEEVAAVRVADLDLLVAYHQAVHERTLSYLRRLDPASGVGPDELDRVVDEDWDPPVTAGVRLVSVIGDCLQHLGQAAYVKGLL; the protein is encoded by the coding sequence ATGGACCCCCACGCCCTGCTCGTCGACCACGTCGGACGGATCCGCGAGCTGGTCGACTCCGTCGTCGACGGACTCGAGCTCGACGACGCGCACCGACGGCCGCTGGACCGGGGCAACCCGATCGTCTGGCTGCTCTGGCACACCTCGCGGGTGCTGGACGACCACGTGGCGGGCCTCTCCGGCGACCCCCAGGCCTGGACGGGCTGGGCCGGGCGCTTCGACCTGCCCCTGGACCTCGAGGACTTCGGCTACGGACACGGTCCGGAGGAGGTCGCAGCCGTGCGGGTCGCCGACCTCGACCTGCTGGTGGCCTACCACCAGGCCGTCCACGAGCGGACGCTCTCCTACCTGCGCCGTCTCGACCCGGCCTCCGGGGTCGGGCCCGACGAGCTGGACCGCGTGGTCGACGAGGACTGGGACCCGCCGGTCACGGCCGGCGTGCGGCTGGTGAGCGTGATCGGCGACTGCCTGCAGCACCTCGGCCAGGCGGCGTACGTCAAGGGTCTGCTCTGA
- a CDS encoding ABC transporter ATP-binding protein has product MPDAAPSPAVEVTGLVMRYGEKTAVDHLDLRVERGTITAVLGPNGAGKTTTLETCEGYRAPQQGTVRVLGLDPQRERRALLPRIGVMLQDGGAWSGVRALEMLRHVARLHAHPLDVDALADRLGLGDCGRTPYRRLSGGQQQRLKLALALVGRPELVFVDEPTAGMDPAARRTTWELLRQLRTDGVTVVLTTHHMDEAERLADLIHIIDRGRVIASGTPLQLTRGGTSTIRLVVTKPFPVGAPDSLQASLGGHLEVTTISDVSLLITGPADSTTLAVVSAWCEEQRVLPESLNLGQRTLEDVFLELTGRGLA; this is encoded by the coding sequence GTGCCCGACGCCGCTCCCTCCCCCGCCGTGGAGGTGACGGGACTGGTGATGCGGTACGGCGAGAAGACGGCCGTCGACCACCTCGACCTGCGCGTCGAGCGCGGCACCATCACCGCCGTGCTCGGGCCCAACGGAGCCGGCAAGACCACGACCCTGGAGACCTGCGAGGGCTACCGCGCCCCCCAGCAGGGCACCGTGCGGGTGCTCGGGCTCGACCCCCAGCGAGAGCGGCGGGCGCTGCTCCCCCGCATCGGGGTGATGCTGCAGGACGGCGGCGCGTGGTCCGGCGTACGCGCGCTGGAGATGCTGCGCCACGTCGCGCGGCTCCACGCCCACCCGCTCGACGTCGACGCGCTGGCCGACCGGCTGGGTCTCGGCGACTGCGGCCGTACGCCGTACCGGCGACTCTCCGGCGGCCAGCAGCAGCGCCTCAAGCTGGCGCTCGCGCTCGTCGGACGGCCCGAGCTGGTCTTCGTCGACGAGCCGACCGCCGGCATGGACCCCGCCGCCCGTCGTACGACGTGGGAGCTGCTCCGCCAGCTGCGCACCGACGGCGTCACGGTCGTGCTGACCACCCACCACATGGACGAGGCCGAGCGGCTGGCGGACCTGATCCACATCATCGACCGGGGGCGGGTCATCGCGAGCGGTACGCCGCTCCAGCTCACCCGCGGCGGCACCTCGACCATCCGGCTGGTCGTGACCAAGCCCTTCCCCGTCGGCGCCCCCGACTCGCTGCAGGCCTCGCTGGGCGGCCACCTGGAGGTCACCACCATCAGCGACGTCAGCCTGCTCATCACCGGTCCCGCCGACAGCACGACCCTCGCCGTCGTCTCGGCGTGGTGCGAGGAGCAGCGGGTCCTGCCCGAGTCGCTCAACCTGGGCCAGCGCACCCTCGAGGACGTCTTCCTCGAGCTGACCGGGCGGGGCCTGGCGTGA